Within Micromonospora parathelypteridis, the genomic segment CTCACCGACCTGTCCGGTCAGGACTGGATCGTCTACCACGCGATCGACCGTGCCGACCCGTACCTGGACGAGCCGTTCGGCATCAACGAACGCCCCATGCTGCTGGACCGGCTGGACTGGTTCGACGGCTGGCCGACGGTGAACGCCGGCGCCGGCCCGTCCGACGGCAACCGCCCCGCGCCGGTGACCACGGGCCGGGTCGACGAACGGTTCGACACCGCCGGCCTGGCCGGCTGGCGACGCGCATCCGGCGAGTGGCGGATCGCCGACGGCCGGCTCACCGGCAGCGGCGCGCTGACCAGCCGTACCACCATGGGCGGCGACCTGCGGGCGGAGGCCGACCTGCGGCTGACCGGCGCGGCCTCAGCCGGGATCACCCTCGCCGACCGGGTCGAGGTCCGGGTGGACGCGGCCGTCGGCCGGCTCGTCGCCAGCGACGGCCGCCGTCGCGCCAGCGCGGCACTGCCCGCCGGGTTCGACCCGGCCGACCGACACAACCTGGCCATCGAGGTACGCGGCAAGCAACTGGTCGCCGAGCTGAGCCCGGCCCGCCTCGGTGACCAGCTCGCCGTGGTGTCGCTACGGCTGGACCGCCCGGTCGCCGGCCGACCCGGACTGACCGCCACCGGCGGGCCGGCCGAGTTCGACAACGTGAGCGTGGCCCGGCTGTACCAACCGCCTCGGCGACCGGTGCCCGAGCCGCGGGCCGGGGCACCACTGCCGGCGTACTCCGACGAGTTCGACGGCGGGCTGGACGGCGACTGGCAATGGGTACGTGAGGACCCGGCGGCCACCGTCGCCGGCGGCGCGCTGCGCTGGCCCGTGCAGGCCGCCGACCTGACCGGCACCGGCAACACGGCGGGGGTGCTGCTGCGTGACGCACCGAACGGCGACTACGTCGTCGAGACGAAGGTGACGCTGGACCTGGGTGAGGAGACCGTCCGCAACTACCAGCAGGCGGGCCTGGTCGCCTACGTGGACGACGACCGGTTCGCGCGGCTGACCCAGGTGGCGATCTGGAACACCCGCCAGGTCGAGTACGGCTACGAGCTCCCCTTCGCCGGTCAACCGGTCTACGGCGGCAGCATCGTCGGCGCCCCGGCCAGCACCACCTGGCTGCGGCTGGCGCACCACGTCGACCCGGCCACCGGGGAGCACGAGTACCGGGCCGGGTCCAGCCGGGACGGGCGTACCTGGACCTGGGGTGCGGTGTGGACCTTCCCGGCCGACACCACCCCGCGGATCGGGCTCGTCGCGCACGGCGGCGCCGCACCGGCGGTCAGCGCCGAGTTCGACTACCTGCGCTTCTACCGCTAGGTGGCGAGGCCCCCTGCCGCCGCTCGGCGGTGTGCAGGGGGCCTTCGCTTGTCTACTGCCCTACCCTGGAGGGGCCGCGGCGCCACTTCGGCAAGTCGTGGCCTTAGAGCTCGCACCCTGGGCGGATGGAAGTAGCCGCATGATCTGGACGCCGTTCAGAAGCGACCGCACCCCTCGCCGACTCCGCGCAGTGTCCAACCTGCAGTTTCCTGCCAGCGGGCGTGAGCACCTGCGCAATCAGTACCCCCATCTCAACGACGACGACATCGTCCTCGTCGAAACCGCGACCCGGCAGTGGTTCCGGATCATCGCCCGCCAGCCCAGAGCGAAGCTGGCGATGCCGTCGGTGGTCGTGGACGATCTGTGGCAGGCGTTGACCCTGCACGCGGAGGACTACGCCACCTTCTGCGACGCCGCGTTCGGGCGTCTGCTGAACCGCCAACCGAGGTCGGCACCAAACGGCGACACGACCAACGCCGATCGCAGCGCCCTGCTGCTCGCCACGCTGAGTCACGGCCGTCAGGACGAGGGGTGCGCCGCGACCGACCTCCCCCTGCTGTTCCGGGTGGACCAAGAGCTCCGCGTCCACGACGGCAACCGCTACCTGGCCGACTGTGGAGGCCGTGGCGAGTGCTTCCCGGTCTCCGGCCGCGTCTGCCTGCAGCACCTCGAAGGGCCGGGTAAGCGGCCCAAGTCAGGCGGCATTCGCGGCGATCTGCCCTTCAACGACGGCCGCCACGGCTACGCCGGCGGCGCGGGCGGTGGCGACGGCGGTGGGGGCGGCGACTGAGCCTGCCGACCCACTGCCCGAATTGATCCGCTGACCCGCTGCCCCTAGCCGAGCCGGGTCAGCGGGGTCACCGTCCGGTCCGTGCCGTCGTAGCTGCGGGCGGCGGCGAACTCGCCCGCCGGCCGGTGCCCGTCCGCGACAGCCCGGGCCAGCCGCAGATCCGCGTTGCGGAACCGCAGTGCCAGGCTCAGATGCGGCACCCACTGCCCAGGGGCATGCCACGGACGATGCCCGTCGGCCTCGGCGAGGACGTCCC encodes:
- a CDS encoding family 43 glycosylhydrolase, which gives rise to MRQFRRGGVLAAVLGLILAATAPTAAAAGSDSPSRYRNPISVAVGDTFADPVIVRGEDGFWYAYGTTDPLHEGEREFHRVPIARSANLVDWAYVGDAFGPDQRPPYAAPGAAFWAPDVRRLGDRWVMYVTVTDTTVSAEGSDYAIGAATAPTPAGPWTFAAQPVVNPRAGGGGGYLWTIDPTQFTDIDGRSYLYYGSYYGGISVTELTADGLAAVGTPTLVAVDNKFEGSYVLRHDDWYYLFASTANCCAGPATGYSVQVGRARSPRGPFTDREGVALTASRAGGTPVLTQNGNQWIGTGHNGFLTDLSGQDWIVYHAIDRADPYLDEPFGINERPMLLDRLDWFDGWPTVNAGAGPSDGNRPAPVTTGRVDERFDTAGLAGWRRASGEWRIADGRLTGSGALTSRTTMGGDLRAEADLRLTGAASAGITLADRVEVRVDAAVGRLVASDGRRRASAALPAGFDPADRHNLAIEVRGKQLVAELSPARLGDQLAVVSLRLDRPVAGRPGLTATGGPAEFDNVSVARLYQPPRRPVPEPRAGAPLPAYSDEFDGGLDGDWQWVREDPAATVAGGALRWPVQAADLTGTGNTAGVLLRDAPNGDYVVETKVTLDLGEETVRNYQQAGLVAYVDDDRFARLTQVAIWNTRQVEYGYELPFAGQPVYGGSIVGAPASTTWLRLAHHVDPATGEHEYRAGSSRDGRTWTWGAVWTFPADTTPRIGLVAHGGAAPAVSAEFDYLRFYR